The Diaminobutyricimonas aerilata nucleotide sequence CACGACGGCGCCCTCGTCGAGTGGATCCCGGTCGACCCGACCGGCCGCGTGGACCTCGCGGCGCTCGAGGCGGCGCTCGCCGAGGACGTCGCGCTCGTCACGCTGCTGTGGGCCAACAACGAGATCGGCACGATCCAGCCCGTCGCCGAGGTCGTGCGGCTCGCGACGGCGCACGGCGTGCCGGTGCACGCCGATGCGATCGCCGCGTACGGCCAGCTGCCGATCGACTTCGCGGCGAGTGGCCTCGCCGCGCTCAGCGTGTCGGCGCACAAGGCGGGCGGTCCGCAGGGCATCGGTGCGCTCGTGCTCGGCCGGGGTACGCGGATCGAGGCGCTCATCCACGGCGGCGGCCAGCAGCGCGACGTGCGCTCGGGCACCCAGGACGTTCCGGCCGCCGTCGCCTTCGGCGCCGTCGCGGGACACTCCCACGACCGGCGCGATCTTCGCGACCGCCTCATCGCCGGGGTGCAGCGGCTCGTGCCCGACGCCGTCCTGCGCGGCGACCCGGACGACCGGCTGCCGAACAACGCCCACTTCACCTTCCCCGGCTGCGAGGGGGACTCGCTCCTGTTCCTGCTCGATGCGGCGGGCGTGTCGGTCTCGACCGGCTCCGCCTGCCGCGCGGGCATCCCGGAGGCGTCGCACGTGCTGCTCGGCCTCGGCCTCGACGAGTCGGAGGCCCGCGGGGCGCTCCGGTTCACCCTCGGGCACGACTCCACGATCGACGACGTCGGCGCCCTGCTCGCGGCGCTCCCGGCTGCGGTCGAGCGCGCTCGCGCCGCCGGGCTCGCCGCCCGCGCGACCTCGTTCGCCGTGCATCCCGCCCGCTAGGCTGCCCGCATGCTCGGCAACCTCACCGGATGGCACGTGATCGTCATCCTCGCGGTCGTGGTGCTCCCGGTGCTCGTCATCGCGGGCTTCGCCTGGTTCGGTGCGCGGGTGTACCGGCGACGCCGCGAACTCGCCGGGGCGGAGGCCGACGGGCGGATCGACGAGCTCGAACGCCGCGTCCGCGACCTCGAAGACGACCGACCCGCCTGATCGCGGCACCTCCAGCGCGATCTACACTGGAACGATGCGCGTACTGGCGGCCATGAGCGGCGGAGTGGACTCCGCGGTGGCGGCCGCGCGTGCCGTCGAGGCGGGACACGACGTGGTGGGCGTGCACCTCGCGCTCAGCCGGATGCCGGGCACCCTGCGCACCGGCAGCCGCGGGTGCTGCACCATCGAGGACTCGATGGATGCGCAGCGCGCCGCCAA carries:
- a CDS encoding cysteine desulfurase family protein → MPVYLDHAATTPLLPEAAEAYVAALGLVGNPSSIHSHGQRAKQLLEEARERVAASLGCEPIEVVFTSGGTEAVNSAIKGIYWARNTPPGSRPRILAPLGEHHATIDALEWLERHDGALVEWIPVDPTGRVDLAALEAALAEDVALVTLLWANNEIGTIQPVAEVVRLATAHGVPVHADAIAAYGQLPIDFAASGLAALSVSAHKAGGPQGIGALVLGRGTRIEALIHGGGQQRDVRSGTQDVPAAVAFGAVAGHSHDRRDLRDRLIAGVQRLVPDAVLRGDPDDRLPNNAHFTFPGCEGDSLLFLLDAAGVSVSTGSACRAGIPEASHVLLGLGLDESEARGALRFTLGHDSTIDDVGALLAALPAAVERARAAGLAARATSFAVHPAR
- a CDS encoding pilus assembly protein TadG-related protein, with product MLGNLTGWHVIVILAVVVLPVLVIAGFAWFGARVYRRRRELAGAEADGRIDELERRVRDLEDDRPA